Proteins encoded together in one Sander lucioperca isolate FBNREF2018 chromosome 17, SLUC_FBN_1.2, whole genome shotgun sequence window:
- the c17h4orf54 gene encoding uncharacterized protein C4orf54 homolog — protein sequence MKTEQSCVETLRGVKDLLQKPAHGEEDAPEKQDECKYVDLELVYVNTGGTKPERNCRFGEENQMPVVVKSSGAGASRATEPNLELAIKNNIETNNKEDTGVGKCAEDVKQAPADSPPSSHLPCLNAKSEDCLKSGERSERAITQPEVSKKEDNKRDEELHFGDNYLSGRSESYDYEEDDVSLVLSDDCVLCIPQDESHYITTHEIQLSELSDHEEGYGLGAGSSSWDIEDDNQVYSFVDYASFAGDGAVGERGDGGQPRPQGSAAVSTLLESDLCDAAKFTSSDESVSKPQQHQQCRGNSAGQIHLSIRTTSRAINDPSNIQEQGNIIYHARRSGDMSRYVFRGVDGKAETLCDRAKCFIAAPGRLHFGRKLRGKEVTEYSSGASSAVSELDDADKEVRNLTAKAFKSLAYPYFDAINFSTSSESSASEHGKGINRWSTFVDLKYGNMNMSRGLDQSVVSHQNSTASFEIAKNIDNRGYKGIALASIKPPTSKIFTLNGNPHSASTQSSTQQIELMGEFSQGHSGVIRLTETLNFRCNVKSGMSGGERHTNFAQNAAGSRSTDEVTNSLPSGHRRGASKSPSKTMEDTHKKAIFASSLIKNVISKKMQFEQERKMERGEISEPHPTHSPCCVQQESDSHREKGSRELHRQSSRFSEGSSDYTIMCVDELGDILDSGSCDTKSDSRRQDTAAPIRDIIPETNLKPAKEAGIDTKKGALEASKSTLLRSQNSAFRCWKDEELEFQKDNKNDQTPEKSASANEDDGEGDHYSAGSGKLTKMSHLFVPSIQLLSSDREVGQQLQSRNYYPYGDRGGIQLRSDNTLYIAGSRNVATSKSPEIKINLRSVRDNKTEPFGVSKLRAPNIGCNAASLIRTDDFKCQALATALKGESSDKVPHFMVRDIRDNKGKLQTPIHQVRDVRKLVKSSYHFVSLDNNENKSNFSSADSHLEQKKKMSYRNPNSVSPIVIKCQSVNTNSNGKYFENLTELSKVEPFDVGRSSPAGAKNAPLQRAAGRAPICNSNNSLDGVIGLRIESRTASNAQEKISDITDKKPESKMVNQGALEKLQAAVKTMEQLYKFEKNEWKRRNEPHILTDSHVLSVIASEEHGGPEEEGARGSNMAKTVRRDSYPNNDKTPPAVAPGTDSLLRREDKDTPMVCQTPSSHDDILVARSMLATSTTGNKNMFSLGSSLQASTSAKAQPKAITQTPFSTKRFLPKSPKLPMSLQVSQTKLSGNKEAESKDVERSTQELLSTSADNENYLTIPLKSHATSNKQASSADKTSVYTFTTQTQPTTHLGHWGNRGLEDPNQAPKRSSIVMDTRSPDTPSATIYHSLPLGMSTNQPQVYCFSPAITPAPTLDPFQATQRKMLLDPTTGNYYLVDTPVQPATKRLFDPETGQYVDVPMPQLPKTPVPMPMSPLALSPGAYGHTYMIYPGFMPTPSVIPARTLVQSHMSVQSEAESGEKGLSQQTEGMYMESPFYMATGKSPQAAYGAPQQATANSPLQGFSSIKQPVISITSQQGPRIIAPPSFDGTTMSFVVEHR from the coding sequence ATGAAGACAGAGCAGAGCTGTGTGGAGACACTCCGGGGAGTCAAAGATCTGCTCCAAAAACCGGCGCACGGGGAGGAGGATGCCCCGGAGAAGCAAGACGAATGCAAATACGTTGATTTGGAGTTAGTGTACGTGAACACAGGGGGGACAAAACCGGAGAGAAACTGTCGCTTTGGTGAAGAAAACCAAATGCCTGTCGTTGTTAAGAGCAGCGGCGCCGGAGCTTCGCGCGCAACGGAACCAAACCTTGAGTTGGCgattaaaaacaatattgaaaCTAACAATAAAGAGGATACTGGAGTTGGGAAATGTGCAGAAGATGTCAAGCAGGCTCCCGCTGATTCACCTCCGTCATCACATCTCCCTTGTCTTAACGCAAAGTCAGAGGATTGTCTCAAATCAGGGGAAAGAAGCGAGCGCGCCATAACGCAGCCCGAGGTGTCCAAAAAAGAGGACAACAAAAGAGATGAGGAGTTACACTTTGGTGATAATTATCTGAGCGGGAGAAGCGAGTCGTATGATTATGAGGAGGATGATGTTAGTTTGGTGCTTTCCGACGACTGCGTCCTGTGCATACCGCAGGATGAGTCCCATTACATCACAACGCACGAGATCCAGCTCTCGGAGCTCTCTGACCATGAGGAGGGCTACGGCCTCGGGGCGGGCTCATCCAGCTGGGACATTGAGGATGACAACCAGGTGTACTCGTTTGTCGATTACGCTTCTTTCGCCGGTGATGGAGCGGTGGGGGAGAGGGGGGACGGTGGCCAGCCTCGCCCTCAGGGCTCAGCAGCAGTCAGCACTCTGCTTGAAAGTGATCTGTGCGACGCGGCCAAGTTCACCAGCTCAGATGAGAGTGTGTCAAAGCCCCAGCAGCACCAGCAGTGCAGGGGCAACAGTGCGGGGCAGATCCACCTGTCAATCAGAACCACTTCTCGAGCTATAAATGACCCTAGCAACATCCAAGAACAGGGAAATATCATTTATCATGCAAGGCGCTCCGGGGACATGAGTCGCTATGTGTTCAGGGGAGTTGATGGGAAGGCAGAGACGTTGTGTGACAGGGCCAAGTGTTTCATAGCCGCGCCCGGACGCTTACATTTTGGCCGCAAATTGAGGGGAAAAGAGGTGACCGAGTATTCCAGCGGTGCGTCCAGCGCTGTCAGCGAGCTGGACGACGCTGACAAGGAGGTGCGCAACCTGACGGCCAAAGCCTTCAAGAGCCTGGCTTATCCTTACTTTGATGCCATTAATTTCAGCACCTCCAGCGAGTCATCTGCATCAGAGCATGGCAAAGGGATAAACAGGTGGTCCACGTTTGTCGACCTGAAATATGGCAATATGAATATGTCACGGGGACTGGACCAAAGTGTTGTTTCCCATCAAAACTCAACGGCCTCATTTGAAATAGCCAAAAATATAGACAACAGAGGTTATAAGGGCATTGCACTGGCAAGCATCAAACCGCCCACCAGCAAGATCTTCACTCTGAATGGCAACCCCCACAGCGCATCCACACAGTCATCTACACAGCAGATAGAGCTGATGGGGGAATTCAGTCAGGGCCACAGTGGAGTGATTAGACTGACAGAGACTCTGAATTTTCGTTGCAATGTCAAATCGGGAATGTCTGGGGGTGAAAGACACACTAACTTTGCACAAAACGCTGCAGGATCACGTTCCACAGATGAAGTTACCAACAGTTTGCCAAGCGGCCACAGGAGAGGGGCCAGCAAGTCGCCTTCTAAAACCATGGAAGACACACACAAGAAAGCCATATTCGCCTCGAGTCTGATCAAAAATGTGATTTCTAAGAAGATGCAGTTCGAGCAGGAGCGCAAGATGGAAAGAGGGGAGATAAGCGAGCCGCACCCGACGCATTCTCCGTGCTGTGTGCAGCAGGAGAGCGACAGCCACAGGGAGAAGGGAAGCAGGGAGCTGCACAGACAGAGCTCCAGGTTTTCTGAAGGCAGCTCTGACTATACCATAATGTGCGTGGATGAATTAGGGGACATATTGGACAGCGGCTCATGTGATACCAAGAGCGACTCTCGAAGACAAGACACGGCCGCTCCAATCAGAGACATTATACCAGAAACTAATTTGAAACCGGCAAAGGAAGCTGGAATCGATACTAAAAAAGGTGCATTGGAAGCGTCCAAAAGCACACTGCTTCGCAGCCAAAATAGCGCGTTCAGATGCTGGAAGGACGAGGAGCTAGAGTTTCAAAAGGATAATAAAAACGACCAAACTCCGGAGAAGTCGGCTTCAGCAAACGAGGACGACGGCGAGGGGGATCATTACTCAGCGGGCAGCGGCAAACTGACTAAAATGTCCCATTTGTTTGTGCCAAGCATTCAACTGCTGTCCAGTGACAGAGAAGTCGGACAGCAGCTGCAGAGCAGGAATTATTATCCATATGGAGATAGAGGAGGGATACAACTGCGCTCTGACAACACCTTATACATCGCAGGCTCCAGGAATGTGGCAACATCTAAATCTCCggaaattaaaattaatttaagGAGCGTCAGAGACAATAAAACGGAGCCGTTTGGCGTTTCAAAACTGCGCGCTCCTAATATAGGCTGTAACGCAGCTAGTCTCATCAGAACAGATGACTTCAAATGCCAGGCGCTGGCTACAGCTTTGAAGGGTGAGTCGTCAGATAAAGTGCCGCATTTCATGGTTAGAGACATCAGAGATAATAAAGGAAAGCTGCAGACACCCATACACCAAGTGAGAGACGTGCGCAAATTGGTTAAAAGTTCCTATCACTTTGTTTCTTTGGATAACAACGAAAATAAATCCAACTTTTCATCTGCTGACAGCCATTTAGagcagaagaagaaaatgtCTTATCGAAATCCTAATTCTGTGTCCCCTATAGTGATCAAATGTCAGTCTGTGAATACAAATAGTAATggaaaatattttgaaaatctTACTGAGTTATCTAAAGTGGAGCCGTTTGACGTGGGCAGATCGTCTCCAGCAGGCGCTAAAAATGCTCCACTGCAAAGAGCAGCAGGACGAGCACCCATATGTAACTCCAATAATTCCTTAGATGGAGTCATTGGATTGAGAATTGAAAGCAGAACAGCTTCAAATGCGCAGGAAAAAATATCAGACATCACAGATAAGAAACCTGAGTCAAAAATGGTGAACCAGGGTGCTCTGGAAAAACTCCAGGCTGCTGTGAAAACCATGGAGCAGCTCtataaatttgaaaaaaatgaatggaaaagGAGGAATGAGCCCCATATCCTGACAGACAGCCATGTGCTTTCAGTGATAGCCAGTGAAGAGCATGGAGGACCTGAGGAGGAAGGAGCGAGAGGGTCCAACATGGCCAAGACAGTCAGAAGAGACTCCTATCCCAACAATGACAAGACGCCTCCAGCAGTAGCCCCTGGCACTGACAGCCTGCTCAGGCGAGAGGACAAAGACACCCCCATGGTCTGTCAGACTCCCAGCAGCCATGATGACATTCTGGTTGCTAGGTCAATGCTAGCCACTAGCACCACAGGGAACAAAAACATGTTCAGCCTCGGCTCTAGCCTTCAGGCCTCCACATCAGCAAAGGCCCAGCCAAAAGCCATCACACAAACACCTTTCAGCACCAAACGCTTCCTCCCAAAGTCCCCAAAATTGCCGATGTCCTTACAAGTCAGCCAGACGAAGCTAAGTGGAAATAAAGAAGCTGAATCAAAGGATGTAGAGAGGTCCACACAGGAGCTATTGAGCACCTCAGCTGATAATGAGAACTACCTAACCATTCCGCTCAAGTCTCACGCCACTAGCAACAAACAAGCCTCATCTGCTGATAAAACATCAGTGTACACATTTACCACCCAGACACAACCAACCACTCATTTAGGACACTGGGGCAACAGGGGCTTAGAAGACCCCAACCAGGCCCCTAAACGCTCCAGCATTGTGATGGACACACGCTCACCAGATACCCCTTCAGCCACGATCTACCACTCTTTGCCATTGGGCATGTCCACCAATCAGCCTCAGGTGTACTGCTTCTCTCCGGCAATCACCCCTGCTCCCACCCTGGACCCCTTCCAGGCCACCCAGAGGAAGATGCTCCTGGATCCCACCACTGGAAACTACTACCTGGTGGACACCCCTGTGCAGCCGGCCACCAAGCGCCTCTTTGACCCCGAAACAGGCCAGTATGTGGACGTGCCCATGCCGCAACTTCCAAAGACCCCGGTGCCCATGCCGATGTCACCTTTGGCCCTCAGTCCAGGAGCATACGGACACACCTACATGATCTACCCAGGCTTCATGCCGACACCGTCCGTGATCCCGGCCCGGACGCTGGTGCAGTCGCACATGTCAGTGCAGTCAGAGGCGGAGAGCGGAGAGAAAGGCTTGTCGCAGCAGACTGAGGGCATGTACATGGAGAGTCCCTTCTATATGGCCACTGGCAAGTCTCCCCAGGCGGCCTACGGGGCTCCACAGCAAGCCACCGCCAACAGTCCACTGCAGGGCTTCTCCAGCATCAAGCAGCCGGTCATCAGCATCACCTCCCAGCAGGGCCCCCGGATCATAGCGCCGCCCTCGTTTGATGGGACCACCATGAGCTTCGTGGTGGAGCACAGATAA